In a single window of the Heliangelus exortis chromosome 1, bHelExo1.hap1, whole genome shotgun sequence genome:
- the MBNL2 gene encoding muscleblind-like protein 2 isoform X7, translated as MLAQQMQFMFPGTPLQPVPTFPVGPTIGTNTAISFAPYLTPVTPGVGLVPTEILPTPPVIVPGSPPVSVPGSTATQKLLRTDKLEVCREFQRGNCARGETDCRFAHPADSTMIDTNDNTVTVCMDYIKGRCMREKCKYFHPPAHLQAKIKAAQHQANQAAVAAQAAAAAATVMTQSTAKAMKRPLEATVDLAFPPGVLHPLPKRQALEKSNGASAVFNPSVLHYQQALANAQLQQHAAFIPTGSVLCMTPATSIVPMMHNATAATVSAATTPATSVPFAATATANQIILK; from the exons aTGCTTGCCCAGCAAATGCAGTTCATGTTTCCAGGGACACCACTACAGCCAGTG CCCACATTTCCAGTGGGTCCCACAATAGGAACGAACACGGCTATTAGCTTTGCTCCTTACCTAACGCCAGTGACACCGGGAGTTGGCTTAGTCCCGACTGAGATCCTACCCACGCCGCCTGTCATTGTTCCTGGAAGTCCACCAGTTTCAGTCCCTGGTTCAACTGCTACCCAGAAACTCCTCAGGACTGATAAGTTGGAG GTGTGCAGGGAGTTCCAGCGGGGAAACTGTGCGCGTGGAGAGACTGATTGCCGCTTCGCGCACCCGGCAGACAGCACAATGATTGACACAAACGACAACACCGTAACCGTGTGTATGGATTACATAAAAGGTCGTTGCATGAGGGAGAAATGCAAGTATTTTCACCCTCCTGCACATTTGCAGGCCAAAATCAAAGCGGCGCAACACCAAGCCAACCAGGCTGCCGTggcagcccaggcagctgcagcagctgcgACTGTGATG ACTCAGTCGACTGCCAAAGCAATGAAGCGACCTCTCGAAGCAACTGTAGACCTG GCCTTTCCTCCTGGTGTTCTTCACCCTTTACCAAAGAGACAAGCACTTGAAAAAAGCAATGGTGCCAGTGCCGTTTTCAATCCCAGTGTCTTGCACTATCAACAGGCTCTTGCCAATGCTCAGTTGCAGCAACATGCAGCATTTATCCCAACAG GGTCAGTTTTGTGCATGACACCCGCTACCAGTATTG TACCCATGATGCACAACGCTACGGCCGCCACTGTCTCTGCAGCAACAACTCCTGCAACAAGTGTTCCCTTCGCCGCAACAGCCACAGCAAATCAG ATAATCCTGAAATAG
- the MBNL2 gene encoding muscleblind-like protein 2 isoform X8 — MLAQQMQFMFPGTPLQPVPTFPVGPTIGTNTAISFAPYLTPVTPGVGLVPTEILPTPPVIVPGSPPVSVPGSTATQKLLRTDKLEVCREFQRGNCARGETDCRFAHPADSTMIDTNDNTVTVCMDYIKGRCMREKCKYFHPPAHLQAKIKAAQHQANQAAVAAQAAAAAATVMTQSTAKAMKRPLEATVDLAFPPGVLHPLPKRQALEKSNGASAVFNPSVLHYQQALANAQLQQHAAFIPTVPMMHNATAATVSAATTPATSVPFAATATANQIILK; from the exons aTGCTTGCCCAGCAAATGCAGTTCATGTTTCCAGGGACACCACTACAGCCAGTG CCCACATTTCCAGTGGGTCCCACAATAGGAACGAACACGGCTATTAGCTTTGCTCCTTACCTAACGCCAGTGACACCGGGAGTTGGCTTAGTCCCGACTGAGATCCTACCCACGCCGCCTGTCATTGTTCCTGGAAGTCCACCAGTTTCAGTCCCTGGTTCAACTGCTACCCAGAAACTCCTCAGGACTGATAAGTTGGAG GTGTGCAGGGAGTTCCAGCGGGGAAACTGTGCGCGTGGAGAGACTGATTGCCGCTTCGCGCACCCGGCAGACAGCACAATGATTGACACAAACGACAACACCGTAACCGTGTGTATGGATTACATAAAAGGTCGTTGCATGAGGGAGAAATGCAAGTATTTTCACCCTCCTGCACATTTGCAGGCCAAAATCAAAGCGGCGCAACACCAAGCCAACCAGGCTGCCGTggcagcccaggcagctgcagcagctgcgACTGTGATG ACTCAGTCGACTGCCAAAGCAATGAAGCGACCTCTCGAAGCAACTGTAGACCTG GCCTTTCCTCCTGGTGTTCTTCACCCTTTACCAAAGAGACAAGCACTTGAAAAAAGCAATGGTGCCAGTGCCGTTTTCAATCCCAGTGTCTTGCACTATCAACAGGCTCTTGCCAATGCTCAGTTGCAGCAACATGCAGCATTTATCCCAACAG TACCCATGATGCACAACGCTACGGCCGCCACTGTCTCTGCAGCAACAACTCCTGCAACAAGTGTTCCCTTCGCCGCAACAGCCACAGCAAATCAG ATAATCCTGAAATAG
- the MBNL2 gene encoding muscleblind-like protein 2 isoform X9, translating to MLAQQMQFMFPGTPLQPVPTFPVGPTIGTNTAISFAPYLTPVTPGVGLVPTEILPTPPVIVPGSPPVSVPGSTATQKLLRTDKLEVCREFQRGNCARGETDCRFAHPADSTMIDTNDNTVTVCMDYIKGRCMREKCKYFHPPAHLQAKIKAAQHQANQAAVAAQAAAAAATVMAFPPGVLHPLPKRQALEKSNGASAVFNPSVLHYQQALANAQLQQHAAFIPTDNPEIAGRSGTECHEASLRTAKHGYCTYYPVSSSLELPQTAC from the exons aTGCTTGCCCAGCAAATGCAGTTCATGTTTCCAGGGACACCACTACAGCCAGTG CCCACATTTCCAGTGGGTCCCACAATAGGAACGAACACGGCTATTAGCTTTGCTCCTTACCTAACGCCAGTGACACCGGGAGTTGGCTTAGTCCCGACTGAGATCCTACCCACGCCGCCTGTCATTGTTCCTGGAAGTCCACCAGTTTCAGTCCCTGGTTCAACTGCTACCCAGAAACTCCTCAGGACTGATAAGTTGGAG GTGTGCAGGGAGTTCCAGCGGGGAAACTGTGCGCGTGGAGAGACTGATTGCCGCTTCGCGCACCCGGCAGACAGCACAATGATTGACACAAACGACAACACCGTAACCGTGTGTATGGATTACATAAAAGGTCGTTGCATGAGGGAGAAATGCAAGTATTTTCACCCTCCTGCACATTTGCAGGCCAAAATCAAAGCGGCGCAACACCAAGCCAACCAGGCTGCCGTggcagcccaggcagctgcagcagctgcgACTGTGATG GCCTTTCCTCCTGGTGTTCTTCACCCTTTACCAAAGAGACAAGCACTTGAAAAAAGCAATGGTGCCAGTGCCGTTTTCAATCCCAGTGTCTTGCACTATCAACAGGCTCTTGCCAATGCTCAGTTGCAGCAACATGCAGCATTTATCCCAACAG ATAATCCTGAAATAGCCGGCAGGAGCGGAACCGAGTGTCACGAAGCCTCCCTGCGGACGGCCAAGCACGGCTACTGTACATACTACCCCGTCTCCTCCTCTCTAGAGTTGCCACAAACTGCATGCTAA